A portion of the Parasedimentitalea marina genome contains these proteins:
- the nrdR gene encoding transcriptional regulator NrdR, whose translation MRCPFCGNVDTQVKDSRPAEDHVAIRRRRFCPACGGRFTTYERVQLRDLVVIKSKGKREDFDRDKLERSIRISMQKRPVDPDRIDQMISGIVRRLESMGDTDIQSNRIGEIVMESLARIDTVAYVRFASVYKNFQAADDFEDFVHELRPMVPPEE comes from the coding sequence ATGCGCTGTCCGTTTTGCGGGAATGTTGATACTCAAGTAAAGGATTCCCGGCCCGCCGAGGATCACGTCGCAATCCGGCGGCGGCGGTTTTGCCCGGCTTGTGGGGGACGTTTTACCACCTATGAACGGGTGCAGCTGCGCGACCTCGTGGTGATCAAGTCAAAGGGCAAACGCGAAGATTTCGACCGCGATAAGCTAGAGCGCTCCATCCGTATTTCGATGCAGAAACGCCCGGTTGATCCGGACCGGATTGATCAGATGATCTCGGGCATTGTGCGACGGCTGGAAAGCATGGGCGACACTGATATTCAATCCAACCGGATTGGTGAGATCGTGATGGAGTCGCTGGCCCGCATCGACACCGTGGCCTATGTGCGCTTTGCCAGTGTCTATAAGAACTTCCAGGCGGCCGATGATTTTGAGGATTTCGTTCATGAATTGCGGCCAATGGTGCCGCCAGAAGAGTGA
- a CDS encoding secondary thiamine-phosphate synthase enzyme YjbQ: protein MQALFQIATQGPGLYEFTDRAQTWVAGLDRQNGLLTLFVQHTSCSLLIQENADPEVQADLQAFFHRLVPPSTDPSMHYLRHTYEGPDDMPAHIKAAMMPVSLSLPVHQGRILLGTWQGIYLFEHRTASHQRNVVAHLT from the coding sequence ATGCAAGCTCTGTTTCAGATCGCAACACAGGGTCCAGGACTATATGAATTTACTGATCGCGCCCAAACTTGGGTCGCGGGACTGGATCGCCAAAACGGGCTTCTGACACTGTTTGTGCAACACACCTCTTGCTCACTTTTGATCCAGGAAAACGCCGACCCCGAGGTGCAGGCGGATTTGCAGGCGTTTTTCCACCGACTTGTGCCGCCCAGTACTGATCCATCGATGCATTATCTGCGCCATACATATGAAGGTCCCGATGACATGCCCGCGCATATCAAGGCGGCCATGATGCCGGTCAGCCTGTCGCTGCCGGTTCACCAGGGGAGGATTCTGCTGGGCACCTGGCAGGGGATCTATTTATTTGAGCACCGCACAGCGTCACATCAGCGTAATGTCGTGGCTCATCTGACCTGA
- a CDS encoding HlyU family transcriptional regulator: protein MSLLKKLFGGSSAATPKAPEPEMYNGFAIFPDPLAEGKGYRLGARIEKEIGGELKIHKLIRADTFSASDAAAEAAIQKAKLAIDQMGDRIFG, encoded by the coding sequence ATGTCCCTTTTGAAAAAACTCTTCGGTGGGTCCAGCGCGGCGACCCCCAAGGCCCCTGAGCCTGAAATGTACAATGGGTTCGCTATTTTCCCCGACCCCCTTGCCGAAGGTAAGGGCTACCGCCTTGGGGCGCGGATCGAGAAAGAGATCGGGGGCGAGTTGAAAATCCACAAGCTCATCCGGGCGGATACCTTCAGTGCCAGCGATGCTGCTGCCGAGGCCGCGATCCAGAAAGCCAAGCTCGCGATCGACCAGATGGGCGACCGCATATTCGGCTAA